The following coding sequences lie in one Clupea harengus chromosome 23, Ch_v2.0.2, whole genome shotgun sequence genomic window:
- the fmn2b gene encoding formin-2 isoform X4, whose translation MEESWIQEVLQEEEEEEEEQEQEQEDISFASASSLPLLSSSGESEPPSPSHSLAAAAAASLSLEQHTLQSLYQWLSHGLIPEGVRYIKIMGNQDGKLKRVATTGDGSDGTVDNGGLCDADGSTKKGFHGRKHHGKHSKGGETGKKKAKSESKSSVFSNIRKRKNLKKGLSASSKEDILDSQEELDSVQSLRNKTPKLSLSGDELGHSDADAEPPCRPPKESQPAVSPEKPEQQRGSSGSDTDIYSFHSATEQEDLLADIQQAIRLQQGVIISTPEDVLRWTNAAELKKTTASETAATPTPETQPSLLLEAEVDLPSPVIVEKQQQQQEEQEKEEKEEGERERCVATEVAVNGELSSSKGLCVLQSAPVAAAPIPQGTKEGEGLCSEDVLASLPPPTTTRNGERGVDSMVATTTSITSFPDLTASFESAVEAVEEGEEVEEEKELDNSPSLTPEHPEETSVCTVPLSVSSESHEDTILDVENIYLRSSLAISEPVEHDAIILDTDCTTVEETQRFESPAFKRRRSIVSDSPWCQERHLATQVLKTPTVTSPQVKPYPPIHPCYIKTTTRQLSGSNSCSPAPSPSNSPLFSRRHQQEREKFHLKRKRSHSITGPISRSADWTDELQTPQLPPKAGSADYLEYRGLEGGLHGGSQPLSTDRRSSCGQTCSFQDVFSGRTLLEKFFQQQEDAQPEEAERLCSRILAMGLLLPFGDCFREPYSSSTSQITPKFSQDQLYTWAAISQPPHSLEGFEGHLLPGHLKALWPPRTEAGKPGLKFTEAEDNEEPQEGLPMLKQHQQDEIQELQELQELQELELQEESVLKTVRLKKEHVNVIQQLEQTIEDLRTKIAELEKQYPLLDKDISTKDQECGGEEGFLRDMCDVDLQTEEEVRLNSCLEAKSVQTSPLEEGLRFAVPSNSTLTFSPHHLMPGPAPGLPSDQTITPGVLCHCQQTLPPPPPPLHPSLSDSLATPPLPVIRHPPPPPPPPLPGMGHPPPPPPPPLPGMSPPPPPPLPGMGPPPPPPLPGMGPPPPPPLPGMGPPPPPPLPGMGPPPPPPLPGMGPPPPPPLPGMGPPPPPPLPGMGPPPPPPLPGMGPPPPPPLPGMGPPPPPPLLGMGPPPPPPGIGQLIPQTLSFGLGHLPPPLPLGIYALGMQHEKAPRKGLVEPPRPMKPLYWTRIQLHEKKDPSPTPLVWDMIEEPSVDFDEFVDLFSKSAVKEKKKPLSDTITKSKAKQVMKLLNNKRSQAVGILMSSLHLDMKDIQHAILNLDNTVVDLETLQALFENRAQQEEMDKIEKHIKSSKGKDSAKPLDKPEQFLYQLSQIPSFSGRVFCILFQSTFAESITSIHRKLDILQRVCSNLQKGSGVMRILGLVLAFGNFMNGGNRSRGQADGFSLDILPKLKDVKTSDNKSSLLAYIVAYYLRNFDEDATKDATKDATKDATKDATKETRIYPIPEPQDLFQASQMKFEDFKRDLSKLRRDLVACTKEVESVCKVSSEEHLQPFKDNMEDFLQKAKIELEAEETQLGETHGIFLDLTVYFSVKAKSGEKEVSPNAFFSVWHEFSTDFKDRWKKESRVLLQERVKAAEEHFKQVKEKASYSVKPKHASGIKAKLGIGKT comes from the exons ctgcaggaggaggaggaggaggaggaggagcaggagcaggagcaggaggacatATCCTTTGCATCAGCATCCTCCCTTCCGCTGCTGTCGTCATCAGGGGAGAGTGAGCCCCCCTCACCCAGCCACTcactagcagcagcagcagccgcgtCTCTTTCACTGGAACAACACACGCTGCAAAGCCTGTATCAGTGGCTGAGCCATGGCTTGATCCCAGAGGGAGTACGCTATATCAAAATCATGGGCAATCAGGACGGCAAGCTAAAGAGAGTAGCCACAACAGGGGATGGAAGCGATGGAACTGTGGACAATGGAGGCCTCTGTGATGCAGACGGCAGCACAAAGAAAGGATTTCATGGGAGGAAGCATCATGGCAAGCACAGTAAAGGAGGAGAAACAGgcaaaaagaaagccaagtcaGAGTCTAAATCCTCTGTGTTTTCAAACATCCGCAAACGCAAGAACCTTAAAAAGGGCCTTTCTGCAAGCTCCAAAGAGGATATATTGGATTCGCAGGAGGAGTTGGACAGTGTTCAGTCACTGCGCAACAAAACCCCCAAGCTCAGCCTCTCGGGCGATGAGTTAGGACACTCTGATGCTGACGCTGAGCCACCTTGTCGACCACCTAAGGAGAGCCAGCCGGCAGTTTCTCCTGAAAAGCCGGAACAACAAAGAGGCAGTTCGGGGTCTGATACGGACATTTACAGTTTTCACTCGGCGACTGAGCAGGAGGATTTACTCGCTGATATCCAGCAGGCTATTAGGCTCCAGCAGGGGGTAATTATTTCCACCCCTGAAGACGTGCTGAGATGGACTAATGCTGCGGAGCTGAAAAAGACTACTGCCTCTGAGACTGCTGCAACCCCCACCCCTGAAACACAGCCTTCCCTTTTACTTGAGGCTGAGGTAGATTTGCCTTCCCCGGTTATAGtagagaagcagcagcagcagcaggaggagcaggagaaggaggagaaggaggagggggagagggagaggtgtgtaGCCACGGAGGTTGCTGTGAATGGAGAGCTAAGCAGTTCTAAGGGCCTTTGTGTTTTGCAGTCTGCACCGGTGGCAGCTGCTCCAATCCCTCAAGggacaaaagagggagagggcctGTGTAGCGAGGATGTGTTAGCTTCActaccaccccccaccaccacaagaaatggagagaggggagttgaCAGCATGGTTGCTACGACAACCAGCATTACCAGCTTTCCTGACCTCACTGCCTCATTTGAGAGTGCAGTCGAGGCtgtagaggagggtgaggaggttgaggaggaAAAGGAGCTTGATAACAGTCCAAGCCTTACACCTGAACATCCCGAAGAGACCTCTGTCTGCACAgtacctctctctgtcagtagtGAGAGCCATGAGGACACCATCTTGGATGTGGAGAATATTTATTTAAGAAGCAGCCTGGCTATCTCTGAGCCAGTGGAACATGATGCAATTATTTTGGATACAGACTGTACCACTgtggaggagacacagagattTGAGTCCCCAGCCTTCAAGAGGCGGAGAAGCATTGTTTCAGATTCCCCATGGTGTCAGGAGAGGCATCTGGCAACTCAGGTGCTGAAGACACCCACTGTCACCAGCCCACAGGTCAAACCTTACCCCCCTATCCATCCGTGCTACATTAAGACAACCACAAGGCAGCTCAGCGGTTCCAACAGCtgttctcctgctccctccccaTCCAACAGTCCCTTATTCTCTAGGCGTCAccaacaggagagggagaagtttCATCTTAAGCGTAAGCGTTCCCACAGCATAACTGGCCCCATCAGTCGTTCCGCTGACTGGACAGATGAACTGCAAACCCCTCAGTTGCCCCCGAAGGCTGGATCTGCTGACTATCTGGAATATAGGGGCTTGGAAGGAGGTCTGCATGGTGGCAGCCAGCCTTTGAGCACAGATCGCAGATCCTCATGTGGACAGACTTGCTCCTTTCAAGATGTCTTCTcag GTCGTACTTTGTTGGAGAAGTTCTTCCAGCAGCAGGAGGATGCTCAGCCAGAGGAGGCCGAGAGGTTGTGCTCCCGTATCCTTGCCATGGGCCTTCTTCTACCCTTTGGGGATTGTTTCCGTGAACcgtacagcagcagcacctctcAGATCACCCCAAAATTCAGC cAAGACCAGCTCTATACCTGGGCTGCCATTAGTCAGCCCCCACACTCTTTGGAAGGCTTTGAGGGGCATCTTCTTCCTGGACACCTCAAGGCCCTTTGGCCTCCGCGAACAGAAGCGGGGAAGCCAGGACTGAAGTTCACAGAGGCAG AAGATAATGAGG AACCCCAGGAGGGCCTTCCTATGCTAAAACAACACCAGCAGGACGAGATCCAGGAACTGCAGGAACTGCAGGAACTCCAGGAACTGGAACTGCAG GAGGAGTCAGTGTTAAAAACTGTGCGGTTGAAAAAGGAACATGTGAATGTGATTCAGCAGCTGGAGCAGACTATTGAGGACCTGCGGACCAAAATAGCAGAGCTGGAGAAACAGTATCCCTTACTGGATAAGGACATTAGCACAAAAGACCAAGAATGTGGTGGGGAAGAGGGCTTTTTGAGAGACATGTGTGATGTGGACCTGcagactgaggaggaggttCGGCTTAACAGCTGTCTAGAGGCCAAATCGGTCCAAACATCACCATTGGAGGAGGGCTTAAGATTTGCAGTGCCTTCAAACTCCACTCTGACCTTCTCCCCTCACCATCTCATGCCAGGGCCTGCACCAGGGTTGCCTTCAGACCAAACCATCACACCAGGCGTCTTGTGCCACTGCCAACAGACTttaccaccacctcctccacctttACATCCGTCTCTGTCAGACTCTTTAGCAACCCCTCCTCTTCCAGTAATTAGACACCCACCACCTCCGCCACCTCCACCGTTGCCAGGGATGGGacacccaccacctccaccacccccacccttgcCAGGgatgtcaccaccaccaccaccacccttacCAGGGATgggtcctccacctcctccacccttaCCAGGGATGGgacctccaccacccccacccttacCAGGGATGggacctccacctcctccacccttgCCAGGGATgggtcctccacctcctccacccttaCCAGGGATGggacctccacctcctccacctttACCAGGGATgggacccccaccaccaccacccttacCAGGGATgggacccccaccaccaccacccttacCAGGAATgggacccccaccaccaccacccttacCAGGGATgggtcctccacctcctccacccttaTTGGGGATgggacccccaccaccacctccaggcATAGGTCAACTCATACCCCAGACTCTGTCCTTTGGTTTGGGACACCTACCCCCACCTTTGCCCCTTGGCATATATGCTTTGGGCATGCAGCATGAGAAGGCACCTCGCAAGGGACTAGTGGAGCCACCCAGACCCATGAAGCCTCTGTACTGGACCAGGATACAGCTTCATGAAAAAAA GGACCCCAGTCCAACTCCTCTGGTGTGGGACATGATTGAGGAACCCAGTGTGGACTTCGATGAGTTCGTGGACCTGTTCTCCAAAAGTGCtgtgaaggagaagaagaagccgCTCTCAGACACCATTACTAAATCTAAAGCCAAACAA GTGATGAAACTCTTGAACAACAAGCGTTCTCAGGCAGTCGGCATTCTGATGTCTAGCCTCCACCTGGACATGAAAGACATTCAACATG CAATACTGAACCTGGACAACACTGTGGTTGACTTGGAAACTTTGCAAGctctttttgaaaat AGAGCCCAACAGGAAGAGATGGATAAGATTGAAAAGCACATCAAGTCATCAAAGGGAAAAGATAGCGCAAAACCTTTGGACAAACCAGAACA GTTCCTCTATCAGTTGTCCCAAATCCCCAGTTTCTCAGGAAGGGTGTTTTGTATCCTCTTTCAGTCAACCTTTGCTGAAAGCATAACTTCAATCCACCGCAAGCTGGATATCTTGCAGAGAGTCTGCTCA AATCTACAAAAAGGTTCTGGGGTGATGAGGATTTTGGGCCTTGTGTTAGCCTTTGGGAACTTCATGAATGGAGGGAATAGGTCTCGAGGCCAAGCTGATGGTTTCTCCCTGGACATCCTCCCAAAACTGAAGGATGTGAAGACCAGT GACAATAAAAGCAGCCTTTTGGCTTACATTGTGGCTTACTACCTGCGGAACTTTGATGAG GATGCCACCAAGGATGCCACCAAGGATGCCACCAAGGATGCCACCAAAGATGCCACCAAGGAGACACGCATTTATCCTATTCCTGAACCTCAGGATCTTTTCCAGGCCTCCCAGATGAAATTTGAAGACTTTAAAAGGGACCTCTCCAAGTTAAGAAGAGACCTCGTAG CATGTACAAAGGAGGTGGAGTCAGTGTGCAAAGTATCTTCAGAAGAACACCTGCAACCCTTCAAAGACAATATGGAGGACTTCCTACAGAAAG CAAAGATTGAGCTGGAGGCTGAAGAAACGCAGCTGGGAGAAACCCACGGGAT ATTCTTAGATTTAACGGTCTACTTCTCTGTGAAGGCTAAATCAGGGGAAAAGGAGGTTTCACCCAACGCATTCTTCTCAGTCTGGCACGAGTTTTCGACTGACTTCAAGGATCGTTGGAAGAAGGAGAGCAGAGTATTGCTTCAGGAAAG
- the fmn2b gene encoding formin-2 isoform X1 has translation MEESWIQEVTHRHISAVKDKLLLFCELVAMQVGIRKGEAVDNVFGDTFDGEKATLGEQLQEEEEEEEEQEQEQEDISFASASSLPLLSSSGESEPPSPSHSLAAAAAASLSLEQHTLQSLYQWLSHGLIPEGVRYIKIMGNQDGKLKRVATTGDGSDGTVDNGGLCDADGSTKKGFHGRKHHGKHSKGGETGKKKAKSESKSSVFSNIRKRKNLKKGLSASSKEDILDSQEELDSVQSLRNKTPKLSLSGDELGHSDADAEPPCRPPKESQPAVSPEKPEQQRGSSGSDTDIYSFHSATEQEDLLADIQQAIRLQQGVIISTPEDVLRWTNAAELKKTTASETAATPTPETQPSLLLEAEVDLPSPVIVEKQQQQQEEQEKEEKEEGERERCVATEVAVNGELSSSKGLCVLQSAPVAAAPIPQGTKEGEGLCSEDVLASLPPPTTTRNGERGVDSMVATTTSITSFPDLTASFESAVEAVEEGEEVEEEKELDNSPSLTPEHPEETSVCTVPLSVSSESHEDTILDVENIYLRSSLAISEPVEHDAIILDTDCTTVEETQRFESPAFKRRRSIVSDSPWCQERHLATQVLKTPTVTSPQVKPYPPIHPCYIKTTTRQLSGSNSCSPAPSPSNSPLFSRRHQQEREKFHLKRKRSHSITGPISRSADWTDELQTPQLPPKAGSADYLEYRGLEGGLHGGSQPLSTDRRSSCGQTCSFQDVFSGRTLLEKFFQQQEDAQPEEAERLCSRILAMGLLLPFGDCFREPYSSSTSQITPKFSQDQLYTWAAISQPPHSLEGFEGHLLPGHLKALWPPRTEAGKPGLKFTEAEDNEEPQEGLPMLKQHQQDEIQELQELQELQELELQEESVLKTVRLKKEHVNVIQQLEQTIEDLRTKIAELEKQYPLLDKDISTKDQECGGEEGFLRDMCDVDLQTEEEVRLNSCLEAKSVQTSPLEEGLRFAVPSNSTLTFSPHHLMPGPAPGLPSDQTITPGVLCHCQQTLPPPPPPLHPSLSDSLATPPLPVIRHPPPPPPPPLPGMGHPPPPPPPPLPGMSPPPPPPLPGMGPPPPPPLPGMGPPPPPPLPGMGPPPPPPLPGMGPPPPPPLPGMGPPPPPPLPGMGPPPPPPLPGMGPPPPPPLPGMGPPPPPPLPGMGPPPPPPLLGMGPPPPPPGIGQLIPQTLSFGLGHLPPPLPLGIYALGMQHEKAPRKGLVEPPRPMKPLYWTRIQLHEKKDPSPTPLVWDMIEEPSVDFDEFVDLFSKSAVKEKKKPLSDTITKSKAKQVMKLLNNKRSQAVGILMSSLHLDMKDIQHAILNLDNTVVDLETLQALFENRAQQEEMDKIEKHIKSSKGKDSAKPLDKPEQFLYQLSQIPSFSGRVFCILFQSTFAESITSIHRKLDILQRVCSNLQKGSGVMRILGLVLAFGNFMNGGNRSRGQADGFSLDILPKLKDVKTSDNKSSLLAYIVAYYLRNFDEDATKDATKDATKDATKDATKETRIYPIPEPQDLFQASQMKFEDFKRDLSKLRRDLVACTKEVESVCKVSSEEHLQPFKDNMEDFLQKAKIELEAEETQLGETHGIFLDLTVYFSVKAKSGEKEVSPNAFFSVWHEFSTDFKDRWKKESRVLLQERVKAAEEHFKQVKEKASYSVKPKHASGIKAKLGIGKT, from the exons ctgcaggaggaggaggaggaggaggaggagcaggagcaggagcaggaggacatATCCTTTGCATCAGCATCCTCCCTTCCGCTGCTGTCGTCATCAGGGGAGAGTGAGCCCCCCTCACCCAGCCACTcactagcagcagcagcagccgcgtCTCTTTCACTGGAACAACACACGCTGCAAAGCCTGTATCAGTGGCTGAGCCATGGCTTGATCCCAGAGGGAGTACGCTATATCAAAATCATGGGCAATCAGGACGGCAAGCTAAAGAGAGTAGCCACAACAGGGGATGGAAGCGATGGAACTGTGGACAATGGAGGCCTCTGTGATGCAGACGGCAGCACAAAGAAAGGATTTCATGGGAGGAAGCATCATGGCAAGCACAGTAAAGGAGGAGAAACAGgcaaaaagaaagccaagtcaGAGTCTAAATCCTCTGTGTTTTCAAACATCCGCAAACGCAAGAACCTTAAAAAGGGCCTTTCTGCAAGCTCCAAAGAGGATATATTGGATTCGCAGGAGGAGTTGGACAGTGTTCAGTCACTGCGCAACAAAACCCCCAAGCTCAGCCTCTCGGGCGATGAGTTAGGACACTCTGATGCTGACGCTGAGCCACCTTGTCGACCACCTAAGGAGAGCCAGCCGGCAGTTTCTCCTGAAAAGCCGGAACAACAAAGAGGCAGTTCGGGGTCTGATACGGACATTTACAGTTTTCACTCGGCGACTGAGCAGGAGGATTTACTCGCTGATATCCAGCAGGCTATTAGGCTCCAGCAGGGGGTAATTATTTCCACCCCTGAAGACGTGCTGAGATGGACTAATGCTGCGGAGCTGAAAAAGACTACTGCCTCTGAGACTGCTGCAACCCCCACCCCTGAAACACAGCCTTCCCTTTTACTTGAGGCTGAGGTAGATTTGCCTTCCCCGGTTATAGtagagaagcagcagcagcagcaggaggagcaggagaaggaggagaaggaggagggggagagggagaggtgtgtaGCCACGGAGGTTGCTGTGAATGGAGAGCTAAGCAGTTCTAAGGGCCTTTGTGTTTTGCAGTCTGCACCGGTGGCAGCTGCTCCAATCCCTCAAGggacaaaagagggagagggcctGTGTAGCGAGGATGTGTTAGCTTCActaccaccccccaccaccacaagaaatggagagaggggagttgaCAGCATGGTTGCTACGACAACCAGCATTACCAGCTTTCCTGACCTCACTGCCTCATTTGAGAGTGCAGTCGAGGCtgtagaggagggtgaggaggttgaggaggaAAAGGAGCTTGATAACAGTCCAAGCCTTACACCTGAACATCCCGAAGAGACCTCTGTCTGCACAgtacctctctctgtcagtagtGAGAGCCATGAGGACACCATCTTGGATGTGGAGAATATTTATTTAAGAAGCAGCCTGGCTATCTCTGAGCCAGTGGAACATGATGCAATTATTTTGGATACAGACTGTACCACTgtggaggagacacagagattTGAGTCCCCAGCCTTCAAGAGGCGGAGAAGCATTGTTTCAGATTCCCCATGGTGTCAGGAGAGGCATCTGGCAACTCAGGTGCTGAAGACACCCACTGTCACCAGCCCACAGGTCAAACCTTACCCCCCTATCCATCCGTGCTACATTAAGACAACCACAAGGCAGCTCAGCGGTTCCAACAGCtgttctcctgctccctccccaTCCAACAGTCCCTTATTCTCTAGGCGTCAccaacaggagagggagaagtttCATCTTAAGCGTAAGCGTTCCCACAGCATAACTGGCCCCATCAGTCGTTCCGCTGACTGGACAGATGAACTGCAAACCCCTCAGTTGCCCCCGAAGGCTGGATCTGCTGACTATCTGGAATATAGGGGCTTGGAAGGAGGTCTGCATGGTGGCAGCCAGCCTTTGAGCACAGATCGCAGATCCTCATGTGGACAGACTTGCTCCTTTCAAGATGTCTTCTcag GTCGTACTTTGTTGGAGAAGTTCTTCCAGCAGCAGGAGGATGCTCAGCCAGAGGAGGCCGAGAGGTTGTGCTCCCGTATCCTTGCCATGGGCCTTCTTCTACCCTTTGGGGATTGTTTCCGTGAACcgtacagcagcagcacctctcAGATCACCCCAAAATTCAGC cAAGACCAGCTCTATACCTGGGCTGCCATTAGTCAGCCCCCACACTCTTTGGAAGGCTTTGAGGGGCATCTTCTTCCTGGACACCTCAAGGCCCTTTGGCCTCCGCGAACAGAAGCGGGGAAGCCAGGACTGAAGTTCACAGAGGCAG AAGATAATGAGG AACCCCAGGAGGGCCTTCCTATGCTAAAACAACACCAGCAGGACGAGATCCAGGAACTGCAGGAACTGCAGGAACTCCAGGAACTGGAACTGCAG GAGGAGTCAGTGTTAAAAACTGTGCGGTTGAAAAAGGAACATGTGAATGTGATTCAGCAGCTGGAGCAGACTATTGAGGACCTGCGGACCAAAATAGCAGAGCTGGAGAAACAGTATCCCTTACTGGATAAGGACATTAGCACAAAAGACCAAGAATGTGGTGGGGAAGAGGGCTTTTTGAGAGACATGTGTGATGTGGACCTGcagactgaggaggaggttCGGCTTAACAGCTGTCTAGAGGCCAAATCGGTCCAAACATCACCATTGGAGGAGGGCTTAAGATTTGCAGTGCCTTCAAACTCCACTCTGACCTTCTCCCCTCACCATCTCATGCCAGGGCCTGCACCAGGGTTGCCTTCAGACCAAACCATCACACCAGGCGTCTTGTGCCACTGCCAACAGACTttaccaccacctcctccacctttACATCCGTCTCTGTCAGACTCTTTAGCAACCCCTCCTCTTCCAGTAATTAGACACCCACCACCTCCGCCACCTCCACCGTTGCCAGGGATGGGacacccaccacctccaccacccccacccttgcCAGGgatgtcaccaccaccaccaccacccttacCAGGGATgggtcctccacctcctccacccttaCCAGGGATGGgacctccaccacccccacccttacCAGGGATGggacctccacctcctccacccttgCCAGGGATgggtcctccacctcctccacccttaCCAGGGATGggacctccacctcctccacctttACCAGGGATgggacccccaccaccaccacccttacCAGGGATgggacccccaccaccaccacccttacCAGGAATgggacccccaccaccaccacccttacCAGGGATgggtcctccacctcctccacccttaTTGGGGATgggacccccaccaccacctccaggcATAGGTCAACTCATACCCCAGACTCTGTCCTTTGGTTTGGGACACCTACCCCCACCTTTGCCCCTTGGCATATATGCTTTGGGCATGCAGCATGAGAAGGCACCTCGCAAGGGACTAGTGGAGCCACCCAGACCCATGAAGCCTCTGTACTGGACCAGGATACAGCTTCATGAAAAAAA GGACCCCAGTCCAACTCCTCTGGTGTGGGACATGATTGAGGAACCCAGTGTGGACTTCGATGAGTTCGTGGACCTGTTCTCCAAAAGTGCtgtgaaggagaagaagaagccgCTCTCAGACACCATTACTAAATCTAAAGCCAAACAA GTGATGAAACTCTTGAACAACAAGCGTTCTCAGGCAGTCGGCATTCTGATGTCTAGCCTCCACCTGGACATGAAAGACATTCAACATG CAATACTGAACCTGGACAACACTGTGGTTGACTTGGAAACTTTGCAAGctctttttgaaaat AGAGCCCAACAGGAAGAGATGGATAAGATTGAAAAGCACATCAAGTCATCAAAGGGAAAAGATAGCGCAAAACCTTTGGACAAACCAGAACA GTTCCTCTATCAGTTGTCCCAAATCCCCAGTTTCTCAGGAAGGGTGTTTTGTATCCTCTTTCAGTCAACCTTTGCTGAAAGCATAACTTCAATCCACCGCAAGCTGGATATCTTGCAGAGAGTCTGCTCA AATCTACAAAAAGGTTCTGGGGTGATGAGGATTTTGGGCCTTGTGTTAGCCTTTGGGAACTTCATGAATGGAGGGAATAGGTCTCGAGGCCAAGCTGATGGTTTCTCCCTGGACATCCTCCCAAAACTGAAGGATGTGAAGACCAGT GACAATAAAAGCAGCCTTTTGGCTTACATTGTGGCTTACTACCTGCGGAACTTTGATGAG GATGCCACCAAGGATGCCACCAAGGATGCCACCAAGGATGCCACCAAAGATGCCACCAAGGAGACACGCATTTATCCTATTCCTGAACCTCAGGATCTTTTCCAGGCCTCCCAGATGAAATTTGAAGACTTTAAAAGGGACCTCTCCAAGTTAAGAAGAGACCTCGTAG CATGTACAAAGGAGGTGGAGTCAGTGTGCAAAGTATCTTCAGAAGAACACCTGCAACCCTTCAAAGACAATATGGAGGACTTCCTACAGAAAG CAAAGATTGAGCTGGAGGCTGAAGAAACGCAGCTGGGAGAAACCCACGGGAT ATTCTTAGATTTAACGGTCTACTTCTCTGTGAAGGCTAAATCAGGGGAAAAGGAGGTTTCACCCAACGCATTCTTCTCAGTCTGGCACGAGTTTTCGACTGACTTCAAGGATCGTTGGAAGAAGGAGAGCAGAGTATTGCTTCAGGAAAG